One window of the Chitinophaga niabensis genome contains the following:
- a CDS encoding YihY/virulence factor BrkB family protein, with the protein MESKREHLKSWQKFFLSFKDAFNELSANDPLRMAGATAFFTTFALPAILVIIIQMLRLIFEPRVISRQLFDELRAIIGDETTQDVIHTLRAFRGIAQSWLIAISGFIFLLFVATTLLKVMKSSVNQIWSLRPIAKGNFKQIMVSRLKGVLVILFTAVLFVIGILADAAQAFLGHYIEKGLPELMIFYESVLRYLVSILTVTLWFALVFYLLPDGRPRWKILFTSALVTSVLFNVGKLVLHWLLTYSNINTIYGASASTVLLLLFVFYTSLIFYYGAAFANVWSNANGYPIQPLPHAIKYQLTDVEEE; encoded by the coding sequence ATGGAAAGCAAGCGGGAACACTTAAAAAGCTGGCAGAAATTCTTCCTGTCATTCAAAGATGCATTCAACGAATTGTCTGCCAATGACCCCTTGCGCATGGCGGGTGCCACCGCCTTTTTTACCACTTTCGCTTTACCTGCCATCCTGGTGATCATCATCCAGATGTTAAGGCTCATCTTTGAGCCCAGGGTGATCAGCCGCCAGCTTTTTGATGAACTGAGGGCCATCATCGGGGACGAAACCACACAGGATGTAATCCATACCCTCCGGGCTTTCCGTGGCATTGCGCAAAGCTGGCTGATTGCCATCAGTGGTTTTATCTTCCTCTTATTTGTTGCCACCACTTTGCTGAAAGTAATGAAAAGCTCGGTGAACCAGATCTGGAGCCTGCGGCCGATCGCCAAAGGGAATTTCAAACAGATCATGGTATCCCGCCTGAAAGGGGTGCTGGTGATCCTGTTCACGGCCGTACTTTTTGTAATAGGCATCCTCGCTGATGCGGCACAGGCTTTCCTGGGTCATTATATTGAGAAGGGATTGCCGGAGCTGATGATCTTCTATGAAAGTGTGCTGCGTTATCTTGTTTCGATCCTTACTGTTACACTCTGGTTTGCATTGGTGTTCTACCTCTTACCGGATGGGCGTCCGCGCTGGAAGATCTTATTCACCAGTGCGCTGGTTACAAGTGTACTGTTCAATGTGGGGAAACTGGTACTTCATTGGTTGCTGACATACAGCAATATCAACACTATTTACGGGGCTTCCGCTTCTACCGTGCTTTTACTGCTCTTTGTATTCTATACTTCCCTGATCTTTTATTATGGGGCTGCTTTTGCGAATGTATGGTCCAATGCCAATGGTTATCCCATTCAGCCATTGCCACATGCTATTAAGTATCAGCTGACGGATGTAGAGGAAGAATAA
- a CDS encoding SRPBCC family protein → MKGNLISETSVSIKASAARVWKAITDPKSIKQYLFGTKVTSDFKEGSEITYEGEFEGKSYKDKGVIQKMEPGKIFQSTFLSGAKEDKPENYNLVTYRLAEDQGKTVVTLSQDNIASEKEKEHSDGNWSAVLKKLKEVVEAEG, encoded by the coding sequence ATGAAAGGGAATCTCATATCGGAAACATCTGTAAGCATCAAAGCTTCTGCTGCCAGGGTATGGAAAGCTATAACAGACCCAAAAAGCATTAAGCAATACCTGTTTGGTACCAAAGTGACCTCCGACTTTAAAGAAGGCAGTGAGATCACTTATGAAGGAGAATTTGAAGGTAAGTCTTATAAGGACAAAGGTGTGATCCAAAAAATGGAACCGGGTAAAATATTTCAAAGCACTTTTTTAAGTGGCGCGAAGGAAGATAAACCCGAGAATTATAACCTGGTCACCTACAGATTAGCAGAGGACCAGGGCAAAACCGTGGTCACACTTTCGCAGGATAATATTGCTTCAGAAAAGGAAAAGGAACATTCAGACGGGAACTGGTCTGCCGTGTTGAAAAAATTAAAAGAAGTGGTAGAAGCAGAAGGATAA
- a CDS encoding acyl-CoA dehydrogenase family protein — MAGTFSKIKNAYNLFRSIDFDKLGKLSQKVDLQKVMDGFSKLDDNQLKGLMHMLDGGSGKKKELPAINGDFYELHLRLSEEDRATQLKVREFMEREIQPIVNNFWLHDDFPFEVIPKFAALGLCGVTYQGYDCPGKSFLMEGVIAMEMGRVDASIATFFGVHSGLAMGSIYICGSEEQKQEWLPKMHKMQAVGAFGLTEPEVGSGAAGGLTTTAKRTADGWVLNGQKKWIGNATFADVVVIWARDVDDNQVKGFLVRKGTPGFVAEKIKGKMALRIVQNALITMTDCVVEEKDRLQNANSFKDTAKVLQMTRAGVAWMAVGCARGAYENALDYTRKRKQFGKPIASFQLIQNHLVEMLSNLTAMQSLVFRLSELQDQGMLKDEHASLAKVFCSLRTRDIVSRAREVMGGNGILLEHNVARFVADAEAIYSYEGTKEINSLIVGRAITGFSAFV; from the coding sequence ATGGCTGGTACATTCTCCAAAATTAAGAACGCATATAATCTGTTCAGGTCAATTGATTTCGATAAGCTGGGAAAGTTGTCGCAGAAAGTAGACCTGCAAAAGGTAATGGATGGTTTTTCCAAACTGGATGATAATCAGTTGAAGGGCCTGATGCATATGCTGGATGGTGGTAGTGGAAAGAAGAAAGAGCTGCCGGCGATCAATGGTGATTTTTATGAATTGCATCTGCGCCTGAGTGAAGAAGATCGTGCCACACAACTGAAAGTGCGTGAATTCATGGAACGTGAAATACAACCCATCGTCAATAATTTCTGGTTGCATGACGACTTCCCTTTTGAAGTGATCCCTAAGTTCGCAGCGCTTGGTTTGTGCGGGGTAACGTACCAGGGTTATGACTGCCCGGGCAAGTCTTTCCTGATGGAAGGGGTTATTGCCATGGAAATGGGGAGGGTGGATGCTTCCATTGCTACTTTCTTTGGTGTACATAGCGGACTGGCCATGGGCTCCATTTATATTTGCGGATCGGAGGAACAGAAACAGGAATGGCTGCCAAAGATGCATAAGATGCAGGCCGTAGGTGCATTTGGCCTTACGGAGCCGGAAGTAGGTTCCGGTGCTGCAGGCGGGCTTACCACCACTGCTAAAAGAACAGCAGATGGCTGGGTGCTCAACGGGCAGAAGAAATGGATCGGTAATGCCACTTTTGCGGATGTGGTAGTGATATGGGCAAGGGATGTTGATGATAACCAGGTGAAAGGATTCCTCGTAAGGAAAGGCACACCGGGTTTTGTAGCAGAAAAGATCAAAGGAAAGATGGCGCTGCGTATTGTGCAGAATGCGCTTATTACCATGACGGATTGTGTAGTGGAGGAGAAAGACCGCCTGCAGAACGCCAATTCTTTCAAAGACACTGCAAAAGTACTACAGATGACCCGTGCCGGCGTTGCCTGGATGGCAGTAGGTTGTGCACGCGGGGCTTATGAAAATGCACTTGATTATACCCGCAAACGTAAACAGTTTGGTAAACCTATCGCTTCTTTTCAACTGATACAGAACCACCTTGTGGAAATGCTGTCCAACTTAACGGCCATGCAATCCCTCGTATTCCGTTTATCTGAACTGCAGGACCAGGGGATGTTAAAAGATGAACATGCTTCCCTGGCCAAAGTGTTCTGTTCGTTACGCACACGGGACATTGTGAGTAGGGCAAGGGAAGTGATGGGCGGAAACGGCATTCTGCTGGAACACAATGTGGCCCGTTTTGTGGCGGATGCGGAAGCCATCTATTCCTACGAAGGCACCAAGGAAATTAACTCCCTGATCGTAGGCCGCGCTATCACCGGGTTCAGTGCTTTTGTGTAA
- a CDS encoding NAD-dependent epimerase/dehydratase family protein, with the protein MNKDLRVIITGATGMVGEGVLHECLQSPDITAVLLINRKPSGVTHPKLKEIIHSDFFELSSIEGQLSGYDACYFCLGVSAIGMNEEDYYRMTYTLTLYIAQVLSKVNPEMVFCYVSGSGTDSSEKGRVMWARVKGKTENDLMNLPFKKVYAFRPGYMQPTKGLKNVKKYYNYMSWMYPFFRTVFPSFVSTLKELGQAMIAVTKDGYPKKVLEVKDIIKLAKSV; encoded by the coding sequence ATGAATAAAGACTTAAGGGTAATTATTACAGGAGCCACCGGCATGGTGGGAGAGGGCGTACTGCATGAATGCCTGCAAAGCCCTGATATTACTGCCGTACTGTTGATCAACCGCAAGCCTTCAGGGGTTACACATCCCAAGCTGAAAGAGATCATTCATAGCGATTTCTTCGAGCTGTCTTCCATTGAAGGGCAATTGAGCGGGTACGATGCCTGTTACTTCTGCCTGGGCGTATCTGCCATTGGTATGAATGAAGAAGATTATTACAGGATGACCTATACCCTTACGCTGTACATAGCACAGGTCCTGAGTAAGGTCAATCCTGAAATGGTGTTTTGTTATGTGTCCGGCTCGGGAACAGACAGTTCAGAGAAAGGCCGGGTAATGTGGGCGAGGGTAAAAGGCAAAACAGAGAATGATCTCATGAACCTGCCTTTCAAAAAAGTATATGCATTCCGCCCCGGTTATATGCAGCCTACAAAGGGCCTGAAGAATGTGAAGAAGTATTATAATTATATGAGCTGGATGTATCCTTTCTTCAGAACAGTGTTCCCTTCTTTTGTGAGCACCTTAAAAGAACTGGGCCAGGCCATGATAGCCGTTACAAAAGATGGTTATCCTAAAAAGGTATTGGAAGTAAAGGATATTATTAAGTTGGCAAAGTCGGTTTAA
- a CDS encoding outer membrane beta-barrel protein has protein sequence MKKLFLIVILFLAGAPIYAQTHSGSISVKIADAAGNPLPYASVVIRKAADSALLKGQMSDNDGKCFFEKVPAGAYYLEVSQLGFTAKKSAVFQVDAAHQQIDLKTMSLTTAPKNLQTVNVTGQKPFIERSEGKTILNVESSAVAAGNTAMDVLRRAPGVTVDKDDNLQLRGKQGVTVMLDGKLTYLTNEALADLLKSMPAESISQIEIITSPSAKYDAAGSSGIINIKTKKGQLTGLNGTVNASFGGGRYLFYNTGLNLNWRTKKLNVFGNINWGDRQFFNTRELHRTTGGSIPMQFRQDVFQKGEFLNRSLKAGIDYTITDKQTVGVMVNAYSNAFWRDAPSATQIANKGGQTDSVLYTGIWGNNRFKNTSYNLNYKLKLDTSGSEFTVDADYADFGNNMKTLLKDSTVLEQSGTVSQRSAINTTPYTDITIKSIKADFVKVLNKTNKVEAGVKASFVDTENFMRYDSLLNGVFVPVPSQYDQFVYKEKILAGYLIYKKQLKKTDFVLGLRLEQTTADGNSISLKTRTERTYLDFFPNASIDHKFNDNNKLSLAYSKRINRPGYGQLNPFMFFLDRYTFFRGNSYLTPEYTHNTELSYMFKQKYIAALSYSRTNDVWDEWLIVDDETRVTTSTNKNLGTQDNYSLDLTLPFDVTKWWNSTNNLSFFYNKYKINDPDPKKSFSTQQLSYNFNTTNIFTLPNNIKIEVGAWYNAPTVYGIFKSRAQGAVNMGVQKDILQKKGNIKINIGDVFASNRFRGTAEYNNVYLNVNNRWQNRTLNVAFSYRFGNTKVEAARERQTGTADELRRAGN, from the coding sequence ATGAAAAAGCTCTTCCTGATAGTGATCCTGTTCCTTGCAGGCGCTCCAATATACGCCCAAACTCATTCCGGAAGTATCAGCGTGAAAATCGCGGATGCCGCCGGAAACCCGCTGCCATACGCCAGTGTAGTGATCCGCAAAGCTGCAGATAGCGCGCTGTTAAAAGGTCAGATGAGTGATAATGATGGCAAATGTTTTTTTGAAAAAGTACCTGCAGGCGCTTACTACCTGGAGGTTTCGCAATTAGGATTCACTGCGAAAAAAAGTGCCGTGTTCCAGGTGGATGCCGCTCATCAGCAAATAGACCTTAAAACCATGTCCCTTACTACCGCTCCTAAGAATTTGCAGACGGTTAATGTTACAGGGCAGAAACCTTTTATAGAAAGAAGTGAAGGTAAAACTATCCTCAATGTAGAGAGCAGTGCAGTAGCAGCAGGTAATACAGCCATGGATGTTCTCCGCAGGGCACCCGGTGTAACGGTAGATAAAGATGATAACCTGCAGCTGAGAGGTAAACAAGGGGTAACAGTGATGCTGGATGGTAAACTGACTTATCTCACCAATGAAGCATTGGCAGATCTGTTGAAAAGCATGCCTGCGGAAAGTATTTCCCAGATTGAGATCATTACCAGCCCCAGCGCCAAGTATGATGCCGCAGGTTCTTCCGGGATCATTAATATTAAAACCAAAAAAGGCCAGCTGACCGGGTTGAACGGTACCGTAAATGCCAGCTTCGGCGGTGGCAGGTACCTTTTCTACAATACAGGGCTTAACCTGAACTGGAGAACAAAAAAGCTGAATGTTTTTGGTAACATCAACTGGGGAGACCGGCAGTTCTTTAATACCCGGGAACTGCACCGTACTACCGGCGGAAGTATTCCCATGCAGTTCCGGCAGGATGTTTTCCAGAAAGGAGAGTTCCTCAACCGTTCCCTGAAAGCCGGTATCGACTATACCATTACGGATAAACAAACAGTAGGTGTAATGGTGAATGCCTACAGCAATGCTTTCTGGAGAGATGCTCCCAGTGCCACGCAGATCGCGAACAAAGGAGGGCAGACGGATTCAGTACTGTATACCGGTATATGGGGTAATAACCGCTTTAAAAACACTTCTTACAACCTCAACTATAAATTGAAGCTGGATACCAGCGGGTCTGAATTTACAGTAGATGCAGACTATGCTGATTTTGGCAACAACATGAAAACGCTGCTGAAAGACAGTACTGTTCTTGAACAGAGTGGTACTGTCAGCCAGCGCAGTGCCATTAATACCACGCCATATACGGATATTACAATCAAGAGTATTAAGGCAGATTTCGTAAAAGTGCTGAATAAAACCAATAAAGTGGAAGCGGGTGTAAAAGCCAGTTTTGTGGACACGGAAAACTTCATGCGGTATGATTCTTTGCTGAATGGTGTATTTGTGCCGGTACCTTCTCAATACGATCAGTTCGTTTATAAAGAAAAGATCCTGGCCGGTTACCTGATCTACAAGAAACAATTAAAGAAAACAGACTTTGTATTGGGCTTAAGGCTGGAGCAAACTACGGCAGACGGGAATTCTATTTCGTTAAAGACCAGAACAGAAAGGACCTACCTGGATTTCTTCCCGAATGCTTCCATAGATCATAAGTTTAACGATAACAATAAATTATCCCTGGCTTATTCCAAACGTATTAACCGCCCGGGATATGGTCAGTTGAACCCTTTTATGTTCTTCCTGGACAGGTATACTTTCTTCCGTGGTAACTCTTACCTCACACCGGAGTATACGCATAATACAGAGCTGTCCTATATGTTCAAGCAGAAATATATCGCGGCACTAAGTTACAGCCGTACGAATGACGTCTGGGATGAGTGGCTGATCGTGGATGATGAAACCAGGGTAACCACCAGCACCAACAAGAACCTGGGTACACAGGATAATTATTCACTGGATCTTACATTGCCTTTTGATGTTACCAAATGGTGGAACTCTACGAACAATCTTTCTTTCTTCTATAATAAATACAAGATCAACGATCCTGATCCAAAGAAGAGTTTCAGTACACAACAGCTGTCCTATAACTTCAATACTACCAATATCTTTACGCTGCCCAATAATATTAAAATTGAAGTAGGGGCATGGTACAATGCACCTACCGTATATGGGATCTTCAAATCCAGGGCACAGGGAGCTGTGAACATGGGCGTGCAGAAGGATATCCTGCAGAAGAAAGGGAACATTAAAATAAATATAGGAGATGTGTTTGCTTCCAACCGTTTCAGAGGGACCGCTGAATACAACAACGTATACCTGAATGTAAATAACCGCTGGCAGAACAGAACGTTGAACGTTGCTTTCAGTTACCGTTTTGGTAACACAAAAGTGGAAGCTGCCAGGGAGCGGCAAACAGGTACTGCGGATGAATTACGGCGTGCAGGAAATTAA
- a CDS encoding type IA DNA topoisomerase, with protein sequence MKVCIAEKPSVAKDIAEVLGAKQRRDGFYEGNGYQVTWTFGHFCTLKEPHDYYEQWRYWRLEDLPMIPSGFGIKLIENNGVQRQFKIIEQLVQESEEVINCGDAGQEGELIQRWVLLKAKCAVPVKRLWISSLTEEAIREGFQKLKEAEQYNNLYAAGSARAIGDWLLGMNATRLFTKKFAQGKVVLSIGRVQTPTLAMIVQRQKEINAFVSEEYWELKTIYRETEFTAAIDRLKNVDKANNGLEYLKQHPFEITSFERKEGKEGNPRLFDLTALQVEANKKYAYSADDTLKHVQSLYEKKLVTYPRVDTTYLSEDLHPKIAGIMEDLTPYKALIAPILANPIPKLKTVFDDKKVTDHHAIIPTGMYPEGLHLDEKRIYDLIARRFIAAFYPECKIANTTVLGKVGQVPFKATGKQILEPGWKEVYANDVTEKKEGEEEEEKILPVFVAGESGPHKPKVHKGKTTPPKPYTEATLLRAMETAGKQVEDEEMRELLKDNGIGRPSTRANIIETLFRRKYIEKKKKNIFATQTGMDLIDTIQSELLKSPELTGTWERKLRLIEKGEYAMETFKQELIEMVTELTREVKTSSYKVITIAPDAPPPPEPKPKVAVVIEELKCPKCKTHTVKKGNTAYGCGNYSVCGFKLPFEVLGKKLTDKQIADLLNKGKTGKIKGLKVPGSDTEKEAKLVFNADFNLEME encoded by the coding sequence ATGAAAGTTTGCATTGCCGAAAAGCCAAGCGTGGCAAAAGACATAGCAGAAGTGCTGGGAGCGAAACAGCGCAGGGATGGCTTCTATGAAGGCAATGGATACCAGGTCACCTGGACCTTCGGACACTTCTGCACCCTCAAAGAGCCGCACGACTACTATGAACAATGGCGTTACTGGCGCCTGGAGGACCTTCCCATGATCCCTTCCGGCTTTGGTATCAAACTCATTGAAAACAACGGCGTACAAAGGCAATTCAAGATCATAGAACAACTGGTACAGGAAAGTGAAGAAGTGATCAACTGCGGGGATGCCGGCCAGGAAGGAGAACTCATCCAACGCTGGGTATTACTGAAAGCAAAATGCGCCGTACCGGTTAAAAGGCTCTGGATCTCCTCTCTCACGGAAGAAGCCATCCGGGAAGGTTTTCAGAAATTAAAAGAAGCTGAACAATACAATAACTTATATGCGGCAGGCAGCGCCAGGGCTATTGGAGACTGGCTGCTGGGCATGAACGCCACCCGCCTTTTCACTAAAAAGTTTGCACAAGGGAAAGTAGTATTATCCATCGGCAGGGTACAAACACCTACCCTGGCCATGATCGTGCAGCGGCAAAAAGAGATCAATGCCTTTGTATCTGAAGAATACTGGGAACTAAAAACCATTTACCGCGAAACAGAATTCACGGCAGCTATTGACCGGCTCAAAAATGTAGACAAGGCCAACAACGGCCTGGAGTACCTGAAACAACATCCCTTTGAGATCACTTCCTTTGAAAGGAAAGAAGGAAAAGAAGGTAATCCCCGTTTATTTGACCTTACCGCCCTGCAGGTAGAAGCCAATAAGAAATATGCTTACTCTGCGGACGATACACTCAAACATGTGCAAAGCCTGTATGAAAAGAAACTGGTCACCTATCCCAGGGTAGATACCACTTACCTTTCTGAAGACCTGCATCCAAAGATTGCCGGCATTATGGAAGACCTCACGCCCTACAAAGCGCTGATCGCCCCCATCCTGGCCAATCCCATTCCCAAACTTAAAACTGTATTTGACGATAAGAAAGTAACCGATCACCATGCCATTATTCCCACCGGCATGTATCCTGAAGGGCTTCACCTGGATGAAAAAAGGATCTACGACCTCATCGCCCGCCGTTTCATTGCGGCATTTTACCCGGAATGTAAGATCGCCAATACAACAGTGTTAGGGAAAGTAGGCCAGGTACCTTTTAAAGCAACGGGTAAACAGATCCTGGAGCCGGGCTGGAAAGAAGTATATGCCAATGATGTAACGGAAAAGAAAGAAGGGGAAGAAGAGGAAGAAAAGATCCTGCCTGTATTTGTAGCCGGTGAAAGCGGGCCACACAAACCTAAAGTACACAAAGGAAAGACCACACCTCCCAAACCTTATACGGAAGCTACCTTACTGCGTGCCATGGAAACTGCGGGCAAACAGGTGGAAGATGAAGAAATGCGTGAGCTGCTGAAAGATAATGGTATCGGCCGGCCTTCTACCCGCGCCAACATCATTGAAACACTCTTCAGAAGGAAGTATATAGAGAAGAAGAAAAAGAACATCTTTGCTACACAGACCGGTATGGACCTCATTGATACCATCCAATCAGAACTACTGAAAAGTCCTGAATTAACGGGCACCTGGGAGCGCAAATTACGCCTGATAGAAAAAGGGGAATATGCGATGGAAACCTTCAAGCAGGAACTGATAGAGATGGTAACAGAGCTCACACGGGAAGTAAAAACAAGTTCTTACAAAGTGATCACCATTGCCCCGGATGCCCCTCCCCCGCCGGAACCGAAACCCAAAGTGGCGGTGGTGATAGAAGAACTGAAATGCCCTAAATGCAAAACGCATACGGTAAAGAAAGGGAATACGGCTTATGGCTGCGGCAACTACAGCGTTTGCGGATTCAAGCTGCCCTTTGAAGTACTGGGCAAAAAGCTCACGGATAAACAGATCGCAGACCTGCTTAACAAAGGAAAGACCGGTAAAATTAAAGGCCTGAAAGTACCCGGCAGCGATACGGAGAAAGAAGCCAAACTGGTGTTCAATGCAGACTTCAACCTGGAGATGGAATAA
- a CDS encoding CHAT domain-containing protein, translating to MKINKVLIRGELQPRAPGASTTVSTYSTKSTAELLELPINADITLEFVLEDKTAWRCGQDELDLLFPLVVSDPFEIPALIVPYGVKIDSPVQFIHLHQNGSDDSRGLNLKGRQAGTPAATVTVRHPLQVSIMQGDLRFASYPLLAGHFMGDAILYAESEVDKALKGALREKHNLGIYPGEIGTTEIVISPQTTFAGAIIVGLGKPETLTSFQLANTVERGVAKYLIDLKRELYNPGNNYDGPVGISSLIIGCGYGGLSVENAISGIILGIQYANEKIHKLFSGNAKLIEQLEFIELYEDRAVSCLYSISKLEEDVTNSYNISIEKKRISMLPGSRQRIIEKSGEGWWSRITVTQSQDANTRFKSLVFNASTGSAREEQSNLFSSTQVLDQLIEDISTNNKWTPALAQTVFELLIPNAFKEQLKRQGNINWILDQDTAAYPWELLQDTTSPSAKPLCINSGMIRQMVTNNFRNRVQSVAANNALVIGDPKLFGFLPQLPGAIKEGKIVEQKLNNHNFEVNTIINGNATAITEALFGNVYKIIHLAGHGSYNPEKPGETGMVIGKDIFLTSGEIAQMSSVPEFVFVNCCSLGKTQGMDNRYYQQRYKFAANIGTQLIQNGVKAVIAAGWAVSDAAALAFTETFYQLMFNGETFGEAVKKARSRIYEDFSDTNTWGAYQCYGDPFYRFNNRGWSGQSQRSYMISQEAEIDLSNLRNQLEMGAAKDESFLQQLAEISAAVDSAGIRTARITEKEALIYADLFRYEDASEKFQALLQVEDASFSFSVMEKYLSVRSKMCYERRANFTADILLQEIGYIDSQLMILLGLGPTAERYSLVGSNYKRRAMLQEDPAEKIKACQAAAYYYQKACSIEGNTTLAYAYTNWIELEAIVNVAAARSWGATVQFNEESYTLPPTEQLQEALNKLISTPGRKFDYWQMINNANVHCCNWILDACRDKQFTTHDAVFKSYHDVWKKAESKGKKMVVINHLEFLTNILSGAGIARAEEVNKLRARLAELV from the coding sequence ATGAAAATCAATAAGGTCCTCATCAGAGGGGAACTGCAGCCAAGAGCGCCTGGTGCATCCACCACAGTTTCCACCTATAGTACAAAAAGCACAGCTGAATTGTTGGAATTACCCATCAATGCGGACATTACATTGGAGTTTGTACTGGAAGACAAAACGGCCTGGCGCTGTGGCCAGGATGAGCTGGACCTCCTGTTTCCCCTCGTAGTATCAGACCCATTTGAAATACCGGCACTGATAGTGCCTTATGGGGTTAAAATAGATAGCCCTGTTCAATTCATACATCTTCATCAGAACGGCAGTGACGACTCCCGGGGCCTGAACCTCAAAGGCCGCCAGGCAGGTACACCCGCCGCTACGGTTACTGTCCGGCATCCCCTGCAGGTAAGCATTATGCAGGGAGACCTGAGGTTTGCCAGTTACCCCTTGCTGGCAGGGCACTTCATGGGAGACGCCATCCTTTATGCGGAAAGCGAAGTGGATAAAGCGCTGAAAGGTGCTTTGCGCGAAAAACATAACCTGGGGATCTATCCCGGTGAAATTGGTACCACGGAGATCGTTATCAGCCCCCAAACCACTTTTGCAGGCGCTATCATTGTAGGATTGGGGAAACCGGAAACACTGACCTCCTTTCAACTGGCCAATACCGTGGAAAGAGGGGTTGCCAAATACCTGATTGACCTGAAGCGTGAGCTCTATAATCCCGGCAATAATTACGATGGGCCTGTTGGTATTTCTTCATTGATCATTGGTTGCGGATACGGCGGGCTGAGTGTGGAAAATGCCATCAGTGGTATTATACTGGGCATCCAGTATGCGAATGAAAAGATCCATAAACTCTTTTCTGGTAACGCAAAATTGATAGAGCAACTGGAATTCATTGAACTGTATGAAGACCGTGCCGTGAGCTGCCTGTATTCCATCAGTAAACTGGAAGAGGATGTAACCAACTCTTACAATATCAGTATAGAAAAGAAACGCATCAGTATGCTGCCCGGCAGCAGGCAGCGGATCATTGAAAAATCAGGAGAAGGCTGGTGGAGCAGGATAACCGTTACCCAGTCACAGGACGCGAATACACGTTTCAAATCCCTTGTTTTTAATGCTTCCACCGGCTCTGCGCGGGAAGAGCAAAGTAATCTCTTCAGCAGTACCCAGGTATTGGATCAACTGATAGAAGATATCTCCACCAATAATAAATGGACACCGGCACTTGCACAAACCGTATTTGAACTGCTGATCCCGAATGCATTTAAAGAGCAGTTGAAACGGCAGGGAAATATCAACTGGATCCTTGACCAGGATACAGCAGCTTATCCCTGGGAATTATTGCAGGACACCACTTCCCCCAGTGCAAAACCACTGTGCATCAACTCCGGTATGATCCGCCAGATGGTCACCAATAATTTCAGGAACAGGGTACAAAGCGTGGCAGCCAATAATGCATTGGTGATAGGAGATCCTAAACTCTTCGGCTTTCTCCCGCAATTACCAGGTGCCATTAAAGAAGGAAAGATCGTAGAGCAGAAACTGAACAATCATAACTTTGAAGTAAACACGATTATCAACGGCAATGCCACTGCTATCACAGAAGCATTATTCGGCAATGTGTACAAGATCATTCACCTGGCCGGGCATGGTTCCTATAACCCTGAAAAGCCCGGTGAAACCGGTATGGTGATTGGTAAGGACATCTTCCTCACCTCGGGAGAAATTGCACAGATGAGCTCCGTGCCGGAGTTTGTATTTGTGAACTGCTGTTCCCTGGGCAAAACACAGGGCATGGATAACAGATACTACCAGCAACGTTATAAATTTGCCGCCAATATTGGCACACAGCTGATACAAAATGGCGTAAAAGCAGTGATTGCCGCAGGATGGGCAGTAAGTGATGCCGCCGCACTGGCCTTTACGGAAACATTCTACCAGCTGATGTTTAACGGGGAAACTTTTGGTGAAGCCGTGAAAAAAGCACGCAGCAGGATCTATGAAGATTTCAGTGATACCAATACCTGGGGAGCCTATCAATGTTACGGTGATCCTTTCTACCGTTTCAACAACAGGGGCTGGTCCGGCCAAAGCCAGCGCAGTTATATGATCTCACAGGAAGCAGAGATAGACCTCTCCAACCTCCGCAACCAGCTGGAGATGGGTGCGGCAAAAGATGAAAGTTTTCTGCAGCAATTAGCTGAAATATCCGCAGCAGTAGACAGTGCCGGCATCCGTACCGCCAGGATCACGGAAAAGGAAGCGCTGATCTATGCAGACCTTTTCCGGTATGAAGATGCGAGTGAAAAATTCCAGGCATTACTGCAGGTAGAAGATGCTTCCTTTTCTTTTTCCGTAATGGAAAAATACCTGAGCGTACGTTCCAAAATGTGTTACGAACGCCGCGCCAATTTCACCGCAGATATTCTACTGCAGGAGATCGGTTACATTGATTCGCAATTAATGATCCTCCTGGGCCTGGGGCCAACCGCAGAACGTTACAGCCTGGTGGGCAGCAATTATAAACGGAGAGCCATGCTGCAGGAAGATCCTGCAGAGAAAATAAAAGCCTGCCAGGCAGCAGCCTACTATTATCAGAAAGCCTGCAGTATAGAAGGCAATACCACGCTGGCCTATGCCTATACTAACTGGATAGAGCTGGAAGCTATTGTGAATGTAGCTGCAGCAAGGAGTTGGGGTGCTACCGTGCAGTTCAATGAAGAAAGTTATACCCTTCCGCCAACAGAGCAGCTGCAGGAAGCCCTCAATAAACTGATCAGTACACCCGGCCGTAAATTCGATTACTGGCAGATGATCAACAACGCCAATGTACATTGCTGCAACTGGATCCTGGATGCCTGCAGGGACAAACAGTTCACTACGCATGACGCTGTATTTAAAAGCTATCATGATGTATGGAAAAAAGCAGAGTCCAAGGGTAAAAAGATGGTGGTGATCAATCACCTTGAATTCCTCACGAATATCCTCAGCGGTGCAGGTATTGCCCGGGCAGAGGAAGTAAACAAGCTGCGGGCAAGATTAGCAGAGTTAGTCTGA